One genomic segment of Deinococcus seoulensis includes these proteins:
- a CDS encoding class I SAM-dependent methyltransferase, whose amino-acid sequence MSDKPDRCGVGEMLTLAVRTPVKHGIQQENWFGSSFQQPLAHQLHAFDPNGFLHSVDHFTQNALEALLHHHPGHILEVGSGSGDAALWLQAHGAQVTACETDPACATLCEERGVSNVVHSSFTHLAGTFDAVVLLGGGLPCLTPTEQVEEMLTTLINLLKERVSPHGCLLLDFYSYDSGYFKDSQGYMTATIRFISNTSISEFEYYIYPDRVLMAKLMQQLEFQQIYCDTKAVNIGSTDAFRTMSIWQRQ is encoded by the coding sequence ATGAGTGACAAACCGGACCGCTGTGGCGTTGGTGAAATGTTAACCTTGGCCGTTCGTACCCCAGTAAAACACGGTATACAACAAGAAAACTGGTTCGGTTCCTCCTTCCAGCAACCCCTGGCACACCAGCTTCATGCCTTTGACCCAAATGGATTCCTTCATTCCGTTGACCATTTCACCCAGAATGCCTTAGAAGCTCTGTTGCATCATCATCCGGGCCACATCTTGGAGGTGGGATCAGGAAGCGGCGACGCGGCGCTATGGTTGCAAGCGCATGGCGCGCAAGTGACGGCATGTGAGACTGATCCGGCGTGTGCGACTTTGTGTGAGGAGCGCGGCGTCAGCAACGTAGTACATAGCTCATTCACACATTTGGCGGGAACGTTTGACGCTGTTGTTTTGCTGGGTGGTGGCCTTCCCTGTCTCACTCCAACGGAGCAAGTGGAAGAAATGCTTACTACCTTGATTAACCTGTTGAAAGAAAGGGTGTCACCTCATGGTTGCCTACTGCTTGACTTCTACAGTTACGACTCAGGCTATTTCAAAGACAGCCAGGGCTACATGACTGCTACTATTCGCTTCATTTCCAACACTTCTATAAGCGAATTCGAGTATTACATTTATCCAGATAGGGTGTTAATGGCTAAATTGATGCAACAGCTTGAATTTCAACAAATATACTGCGATACAAAGGCTGTCAACATTGGCTCTACCGATGCTTTCCGTACCATGTCTATCTGGCAGCGCCAGTAA
- a CDS encoding IS1 transposase, with protein sequence MDAVVEHVTHGNSFVTTGHLVGCHRTTVARIVRVAGSHARHLHDLNARDLQVTSIQADERYGFVGRKKEAVWDATVIDPSSKFLIQGEIGERTAALTQSLLMHARARLTDPHGLVLFTDGFLSYQTLFPEVFGRPYRPARQGSRGRFPKTAYRIPRSAAHVRIIKEYSGKRVVNVRTEIAAGTQVRVNEELQQLGYHKPNTSAVERQNATARRMNPHLARKSLAFARLRIHRESLAHLVQGIYNWCRVQRGLRSKLDVPKGRQLYLQRTPSMTIGLTDHVWKVRDWLSQPQGVSCRA encoded by the coding sequence GTGGACGCCGTCGTCGAGCATGTCACCCACGGCAACAGCTTCGTCACCACGGGCCATCTGGTCGGCTGTCACCGCACCACGGTCGCGCGCATCGTCCGCGTTGCCGGAAGCCACGCGCGACACCTCCACGACCTGAATGCTCGTGACCTTCAGGTCACGAGCATTCAAGCGGACGAACGCTACGGATTCGTCGGGCGCAAGAAAGAGGCGGTATGGGACGCGACCGTCATCGATCCCAGCAGCAAGTTCCTCATCCAGGGCGAGATCGGCGAGCGCACTGCGGCTCTGACCCAGTCGCTCCTCATGCACGCCAGAGCACGCCTGACAGATCCGCATGGACTCGTGCTGTTCACCGATGGGTTTCTGTCGTACCAGACATTGTTCCCTGAAGTGTTCGGCAGGCCGTATCGGCCTGCCAGACAGGGATCACGTGGTCGATTCCCGAAGACCGCCTACCGGATCCCGCGTTCAGCGGCCCATGTCCGGATCATCAAGGAGTATTCCGGGAAGCGCGTCGTGAACGTGCGCACCGAGATCGCGGCCGGCACTCAGGTTCGCGTGAACGAGGAGTTGCAGCAGTTGGGTTACCACAAGCCCAACACCTCGGCTGTGGAGCGTCAGAACGCCACGGCAAGGCGGATGAACCCGCACCTGGCGAGGAAAAGCCTCGCATTCGCGAGGCTGAGGATTCACCGGGAGAGCCTGGCTCATCTGGTGCAGGGGATCTACAACTGGTGCCGAGTTCAACGGGGTCTGCGGAGCAAGCTCGACGTCCCAAAGGGACGTCAGTTGTACCTCCAACGCACACCCTCCATGACCATCGGGCTGACCGATCACGTCTGGAAGGTGCGGGACTGGCTCTCACAGCCGCAGGGCGTCTCCTGTCGGGCATAG
- a CDS encoding DUF6065 family protein, giving the protein MSTEIIVTAYPLGSADLMPIIVAPTQRVWMNETNKRFAYRCLPLAIANQHGWFVLNSHRIEVTWNGGSEPQDVQIKRLAGPRTNTLPVHSQLGYGILTWQIPYLFRTPPHMNLMVRGPTNMPKDGVSALDGIVETDWAVAPFTMNWQMTRSDNPVIFDIGEPICMIFPVPRGLIEAVVPQFQPLESAPDTHNAFHTWADVRARAQLALQEGKEPSEGEWQKHYMRGHLPDGTVPADHARKLTLRPFTVESSSDS; this is encoded by the coding sequence ATGTCCACCGAAATTATCGTCACCGCATACCCACTTGGTTCCGCCGACCTGATGCCCATTATCGTTGCACCTACCCAACGAGTTTGGATGAACGAGACAAATAAGCGGTTTGCCTATCGCTGTCTGCCTTTGGCAATCGCTAACCAACACGGCTGGTTCGTGCTCAACAGCCACCGTATTGAAGTCACTTGGAATGGCGGCTCGGAGCCGCAAGACGTGCAGATTAAACGCCTAGCTGGTCCCCGAACTAACACGCTCCCTGTGCATAGCCAACTAGGGTATGGCATCCTGACCTGGCAAATCCCGTATCTGTTCCGCACGCCCCCGCACATGAACTTGATGGTACGCGGACCCACCAATATGCCCAAAGACGGCGTAAGTGCCCTCGATGGTATTGTGGAGACCGACTGGGCAGTTGCGCCATTCACCATGAATTGGCAGATGACCCGTTCGGACAACCCAGTCATTTTCGATATTGGCGAACCCATTTGTATGATTTTTCCCGTTCCGCGCGGTCTGATAGAAGCGGTGGTGCCTCAATTCCAGCCACTCGAATCGGCTCCTGACACGCATAACGCCTTTCACACCTGGGCTGACGTCCGCGCACGCGCGCAACTTGCTCTGCAAGAGGGAAAGGAACCGAGCGAAGGGGAGTGGCAAAAGCACTACATGCGCGGTCATCTGCCGGATGGCACTGTGCCCGCAGACCATGCCCGAAAGCTCACGCTTCGGCCTTTTACGGTTGAGTCTTCCAGCGATTCCTGA